A window from Grus americana isolate bGruAme1 unplaced genomic scaffold, bGruAme1.mat scaffold_778, whole genome shotgun sequence encodes these proteins:
- the LOC129201111 gene encoding olfactory receptor 14J1-like produces MANSSSMTQFLLLAFADTRELQLLHFWLFLGIYLAALLGNGLIITAIACDHHLHTPMYFFLLNLSLLDLGSISTTLPKATANSLWDTRAMSYAGCAAQVFFFLFFIVGEYCLLTVMAYDRYVAICKPLHYGTLLGSRACAHMAAAAWGSGFLTALLHTANTFSLPLCHGNAVDQFFCEIPQILKLSCSDAYLREVGLLVVSACLAFGCFVFIVVSYVQIFRAVLRIPSEQGRHKAFSTCLPHLAVVSLFISTGMFTYLKPPSISSPSLNLFMAVLYSVVPPTMNPLIHSMRNHEIKDALRKLMTG; encoded by the coding sequence ATggccaacagcagctccatgacccagttcctcctcctggcattcgcagacacacgggagctgcagctcttgcacttctggctcttcctgggcatctacctggctgccctcctgggaaacggcctcatcatcactgccatagcctgtgaccaccacctccacacccccatgtacttcttcctcctcaacctctccctcctcgacctgggctccatctccaccactctccccaaagccacgGCCAactccctctgggacaccagggccatgTCCTacgcaggatgtgctgcacaggtctttttctttctcttctttattgtaGGGGAGTAttgtcttctcactgtcatggcctatgaccgctacgttgccatctgcaaacccctgcactacgggaccctcctgggcagcagagcttgtgcccacatggcagcagctgcctggggcagtgggtttctcactgctctgctgcacacggccaatacattttccctacccctctgccacggcaatgctgtggaccagttcttctgtgaaatcccccagatcctcaagctctcctgctcagatgcctacctcagggaagttgggcttcttgtggttagtgcctgtttagcctttgggtgttttgttttcattgtggtgtcctatgtgcagatcttcagggccgtgctgaggatcccctctgagcagggacggcacaaagccttttccacgtgcctccctcacctggccgtggtctccctgtttatcagcactggtaTGTTTACCTACCTGAAGCCCccatccatctcctccccatccctcaaTCTCTTCATGGCAGTGctgtactcagtggtgcctccaaccatgaaccccctcatccacagcatgaggaaccatgAGATCAAGGATGCCCTCAGGAAACTAATGACTGGATGA